A genomic segment from Chitinophaga niabensis encodes:
- a CDS encoding response regulator: MKHNIILADDHKLFLEGLIKLIEKEADLHVLYYAHNGKLIMNYLDQHPDQQVDLVITDISMPDVNGIVLNNHIKETRPEISTLVVSMHTDNNMIDALIQQDVDGYISKNADSDELLAAIKAILKGGKYFSEAIKQDYMNSVFNKEKETLEMLTSREKDVLKLIAEEYTTQEIADKLFLSKHTIESYRKTLILKLKVRNLAGLTRYAVKLGLLS; this comes from the coding sequence ATGAAGCATAATATTATCCTGGCGGATGATCATAAGCTGTTCCTGGAAGGACTGATAAAATTAATTGAGAAGGAAGCAGACCTTCATGTGCTGTATTATGCCCATAACGGCAAACTCATCATGAATTACCTGGATCAGCATCCGGACCAGCAGGTTGATCTTGTTATTACAGACATCAGCATGCCCGATGTAAATGGTATTGTGCTGAATAATCACATCAAGGAAACCAGGCCGGAGATCAGCACACTGGTGGTAAGCATGCATACCGACAATAACATGATCGATGCACTCATTCAGCAGGATGTAGATGGCTATATCTCCAAAAATGCAGATTCCGATGAGTTACTGGCCGCGATCAAAGCGATCCTGAAAGGCGGGAAATACTTTTCAGAAGCCATCAAACAGGATTACATGAACAGTGTTTTCAACAAGGAAAAAGAAACACTGGAAATGCTCACCTCACGAGAAAAGGATGTACTGAAATTAATTGCGGAAGAGTACACCACGCAGGAAATTGCCGATAAGCTCTTCTTAAGCAAACATACCATTGAAAGCTACCGTAAAACCCTCATACTAAAATTAAAAGTACGCAACCTGGCAGGCCTTACCAGGTATGCCGTAAAATTAGGACTGCTCAGCTAA
- a CDS encoding SIMPL domain-containing protein (The SIMPL domain is named for its presence in mouse protein SIMPL (signalling molecule that associates with mouse pelle-like kinase). Bacterial member BP26, from Brucella, was shown to assemble into a channel-like structure, while YggE from E. coli has been associated with resistance to oxidative stress.): protein MKKLILAAIISLAALNSHAQEKETTIEVRGVAKISREIESYLIDFAIAVDYGEMEGRKSFEDLKSAFFAKAKAAGFEESRFKEDKMGYQALQMYREGSLFTFETRNKDELLKAAKLANGGGVITITGTRLKFQPLKDEEKLFDAAFRNGKERAAGIAKAINKKTGTVLTITEYAPLDTGSEDNFYYKRPVEQDYYLIIKFAVE from the coding sequence ATGAAAAAATTAATACTGGCTGCCATCATATCACTGGCAGCGTTGAACAGCCATGCCCAGGAAAAGGAGACCACCATAGAAGTCAGGGGTGTAGCCAAAATAAGCCGGGAGATTGAGTCCTACCTGATCGATTTTGCCATAGCTGTGGATTATGGTGAAATGGAAGGCAGAAAATCTTTCGAAGATCTGAAAAGCGCCTTTTTTGCCAAAGCGAAAGCTGCCGGTTTTGAAGAAAGCCGGTTTAAAGAAGACAAAATGGGATACCAGGCCCTGCAAATGTACAGGGAAGGCAGTTTATTTACTTTTGAAACCCGCAATAAGGATGAACTGCTGAAAGCGGCTAAACTGGCAAATGGAGGGGGCGTTATCACCATTACGGGCACACGGTTAAAGTTCCAGCCACTGAAGGACGAAGAAAAACTTTTTGATGCCGCGTTCCGAAATGGCAAAGAAAGGGCTGCCGGCATTGCAAAGGCCATTAACAAAAAAACGGGAACAGTACTTACCATCACGGAGTATGCCCCACTTGATACAGGGTCTGAAGATAATTTCTATTATAAGCGCCCTGTAGAGCAGGATTACTACCTGATCATAAAATTTGCTGTTGAGTAG
- a CDS encoding DUF1266 domain-containing protein, protein MKAFIQNQPGEQDAKPKPNLNHNNQGLLYSILILVSIPMGIAIPALNRLTAIGKIQSWVMYGILVVLGLLTLALIVSVTKRMMIKNIIEQKKYYRLAGNLTWLPQEKREALQLQAHSCYHAGSWVETLEYWPSEIRLPGKTRFTTFQVVSKEDRLASNDEAWKVLSEKTYTERIDALYAGMHSRLFAADKQVMAVQDRNFMISRLGELTQLPESYITSCWEPQNGKPAILVWAFDLQRVIELSRTSFMAGIISEQKAWEQILKASDYTHALFDNYTDFLNNYRLGHAYWCNDFKLTNEEAQMQKAYDHDCEWPIKGVTWTKKSTLPEVILNACREYVEEDVKKNTRHTIGFQSENNDN, encoded by the coding sequence ATGAAGGCATTTATTCAAAATCAACCCGGTGAGCAGGATGCAAAACCCAAACCCAATCTCAATCATAACAACCAGGGACTTCTCTATTCGATACTGATCCTTGTGAGTATCCCAATGGGAATAGCCATTCCGGCACTCAACAGGCTCACGGCCATCGGCAAGATCCAAAGCTGGGTGATGTATGGGATCCTGGTAGTGTTGGGCCTGCTCACCCTCGCCCTCATTGTTTCCGTCACTAAAAGAATGATGATTAAAAACATCATCGAACAAAAAAAATATTACCGGCTGGCCGGGAACCTTACCTGGTTGCCGCAGGAAAAAAGAGAAGCTTTGCAACTACAGGCCCATTCCTGTTATCATGCCGGCAGTTGGGTAGAAACACTTGAATACTGGCCCTCCGAGATAAGACTGCCCGGGAAAACACGCTTTACTACCTTCCAGGTTGTTTCGAAAGAAGACAGGCTGGCCAGTAACGACGAAGCCTGGAAGGTGCTTTCCGAAAAAACATATACCGAGCGGATAGATGCCCTTTATGCGGGCATGCATAGCAGGCTCTTTGCAGCAGATAAGCAGGTAATGGCTGTACAAGACAGGAACTTTATGATCTCCCGGCTGGGAGAATTAACCCAGCTTCCTGAAAGTTATATTACATCCTGCTGGGAGCCGCAAAACGGTAAACCGGCCATACTGGTATGGGCATTCGACCTGCAACGTGTAATAGAGCTCTCCAGGACTTCTTTTATGGCCGGGATCATTTCCGAACAAAAAGCCTGGGAGCAGATCCTTAAAGCCTCCGATTACACCCATGCGCTTTTTGATAACTATACTGATTTCCTCAACAACTATCGCCTCGGGCATGCCTATTGGTGCAACGATTTCAAACTAACCAACGAAGAGGCACAAATGCAGAAAGCTTATGATCATGACTGCGAATGGCCAATAAAAGGCGTAACATGGACGAAGAAAAGCACTTTACCCGAAGTGATCCTGAATGCCTGCAGGGAATATGTAGAAGAAGACGTTAAAAAGAATACCCGGCATACCATCGGGTTCCAGTCAGAAAATAATGATAACTGA
- a CDS encoding TlpA family protein disulfide reductase, whose amino-acid sequence MQRKFILLLFSLTCSLQTFPQIKSGENVLPLNITHWISNVPPDKNLRGKFLVVDFWATWCAPCIAGVPHFNSIANSYKQDNRLRFLSLTDENEAKVKKLLAKVVFTTAVVSDTTGKTFKNFRISSIPFCALIDDRMQVQWAGAAYELTEGMITDFLARKKVVAPPSANLAVRTSPIYDSLKIVFNSVQDNQDIKEYFSVGPLESVPRGSGFLFTRPGKLYNETRIGINTQYAFAQLLNVSNIQVVLPPAMINSFLSYCYKSEKKTEAGHVLDTLMNNFELKLETRDSLLEVLTLEVTDTIKLLANLADPKAIQSKVSDADGVVSLENHSLAAMIIPLQGPFPGMVVLKNSEPFSKRRFNLTIFTKDLSKLQESLLPMGITATLGKQMQKVYYFGYK is encoded by the coding sequence ATGCAGAGAAAATTCATCCTCCTCCTGTTCAGTTTAACCTGTTCCCTTCAAACCTTTCCGCAGATCAAGAGCGGGGAAAATGTGCTTCCGCTCAACATTACACACTGGATCAGTAATGTGCCGCCAGATAAGAACCTCCGGGGTAAGTTCCTCGTCGTGGATTTCTGGGCAACCTGGTGTGCGCCCTGCATTGCAGGTGTACCACACTTCAATTCCATAGCAAACTCCTACAAGCAGGATAACCGGCTGCGTTTTCTTTCTCTCACCGATGAAAACGAGGCGAAAGTGAAAAAGCTGCTCGCCAAAGTAGTATTTACTACCGCAGTAGTATCAGACACCACAGGCAAAACATTCAAAAATTTCAGGATCAGCTCCATTCCTTTCTGCGCGCTTATAGATGACCGTATGCAGGTGCAATGGGCCGGTGCGGCTTATGAACTCACAGAAGGTATGATAACGGATTTCCTTGCCCGTAAAAAGGTAGTTGCGCCTCCGTCAGCCAATCTGGCTGTTCGTACCAGTCCCATCTATGATTCTTTAAAAATTGTTTTCAACTCAGTACAGGATAACCAGGACATCAAAGAGTATTTCAGCGTGGGCCCATTGGAGAGCGTGCCCAGGGGTTCTGGTTTTCTTTTCACCCGCCCCGGTAAGTTGTATAATGAAACCAGGATTGGTATCAATACGCAATATGCCTTTGCGCAACTGCTGAATGTAAGCAATATACAAGTGGTATTGCCACCTGCTATGATCAATTCGTTCCTTTCCTATTGCTATAAAAGTGAAAAGAAAACGGAAGCAGGCCATGTGCTGGATACGCTCATGAATAACTTTGAACTAAAGTTGGAAACGCGTGATAGCCTGCTGGAAGTACTTACGCTGGAAGTAACGGACACCATTAAACTGCTGGCGAACCTTGCAGATCCGAAAGCAATACAAAGTAAGGTTAGCGACGCTGATGGTGTTGTTTCGCTGGAAAACCACTCTCTCGCGGCTATGATCATACCATTGCAGGGGCCATTTCCCGGTATGGTGGTTCTCAAAAATAGTGAGCCGTTCAGCAAACGGAGATTCAACCTCACTATCTTCACTAAAGATCTTTCCAAATTGCAGGAATCCCTTTTGCCGATGGGTATTACAGCAACATTGGGTAAACAGATGCAGAAGGTTTACTATTTTGGATATAAATAG
- a CDS encoding LytR/AlgR family response regulator transcription factor: MMNQPFFIRDDRRLVRLNLAEIMILKSEDNYLRFLAKDYSYQVRATMEKTLSQLPEGLFVRIHRSFAVSLNYLEEIGKEKDLVVVGGVPLALSKQFYPELISRLNIIGGDKEAGKKAG, translated from the coding sequence ATGATGAACCAGCCATTTTTTATCCGGGATGATCGCAGGTTAGTAAGACTTAACCTGGCTGAGATCATGATACTTAAATCGGAGGACAATTATCTTAGGTTTTTGGCAAAAGATTATTCCTATCAGGTACGCGCTACTATGGAAAAAACGTTGAGTCAATTGCCGGAAGGCCTCTTCGTCAGAATTCACCGTTCCTTTGCCGTGTCCCTCAATTATCTTGAGGAAATAGGGAAGGAAAAGGACCTGGTAGTGGTGGGTGGAGTGCCTTTGGCGCTTTCGAAGCAATTTTACCCGGAACTGATAAGTCGGTTGAATATTATCGGGGGAGATAAAGAGGCAGGAAAGAAAGCAGGTTAA
- a CDS encoding sulfatase family protein — protein sequence MSKTLLTVVILLGSISTYCQTQAPNIIYILTDDMGYSDITCFGGQFVPTPNIDRIAKNGRKFTNYYSAAPICSPSRAGLLTGMYPGRWNFSTYLDNKKHNRNAQQADFLDPAAPSIARFFKKAGYATGHFGKWHLGGGRDVKDAPGFEQYGFDEHASTYESPDPDPLITATDWIWSDKDSIKRWERTKYFVDKTLDFLSRHKGQPCFINLWPDEVHTPWVPKKDSMNREGQAAFKLVLKEYDVQIGRLLDGLKKLGIEKNTIIIFTSDNGPLPTFQGSRATGFRGSKLSLYEGGIRMPFIISWPGHVPAGTIDSSSAVSAIDIVPSLAKLSNVSLPKDYPGDGVDRSAVLLGKPAARNKEIFWEYGRNDIAFAYPKGNNINNRSPNLAVLSGDWKLLMNSNSTEVQLYNIKKDKVETNNLKDSEPAVAAQLKDKLLQWWDSLPKLTQ from the coding sequence ATGTCAAAGACCTTACTTACTGTAGTTATCTTATTAGGATCAATATCCACATATTGCCAAACCCAGGCACCTAACATCATTTACATCCTCACAGATGATATGGGTTATAGCGATATCACTTGCTTCGGAGGGCAATTTGTACCCACGCCCAACATCGACCGTATCGCAAAGAACGGCAGGAAATTTACCAACTATTACAGCGCTGCTCCTATTTGTTCTCCCTCAAGAGCAGGGCTTCTCACCGGCATGTATCCCGGCAGATGGAATTTCTCCACCTACCTCGATAATAAAAAACACAACAGGAATGCGCAACAGGCAGATTTCCTCGACCCCGCAGCGCCATCCATCGCCAGGTTCTTTAAAAAGGCCGGATATGCAACAGGCCATTTCGGTAAGTGGCATCTTGGTGGAGGAAGAGATGTGAAGGATGCTCCCGGCTTTGAACAATATGGCTTTGATGAACATGCCAGCACTTATGAAAGCCCAGACCCTGACCCTTTAATCACTGCAACAGACTGGATCTGGTCAGATAAGGATAGCATCAAAAGGTGGGAACGGACAAAGTATTTTGTAGATAAAACACTTGATTTTCTAAGCAGGCATAAAGGGCAACCCTGCTTTATCAATCTCTGGCCGGATGAAGTGCATACACCATGGGTCCCCAAAAAAGATTCCATGAACAGAGAAGGACAAGCCGCCTTTAAACTGGTCCTAAAAGAATATGATGTGCAGATCGGCAGGCTGCTGGATGGGTTAAAAAAATTAGGCATCGAAAAAAATACCATCATCATTTTTACCAGTGATAATGGGCCGTTACCAACCTTCCAGGGCAGCAGGGCAACAGGATTCAGAGGATCAAAGTTATCTTTATATGAAGGAGGTATCCGAATGCCTTTCATCATCTCCTGGCCAGGGCATGTTCCGGCAGGAACAATTGATAGTTCCTCTGCTGTTAGTGCAATAGATATCGTTCCTTCACTGGCTAAACTAAGCAACGTTTCCCTTCCCAAAGATTACCCTGGTGATGGAGTTGACAGAAGTGCTGTATTACTGGGAAAACCGGCGGCCAGGAACAAAGAAATATTCTGGGAATACGGCCGTAATGATATTGCATTCGCCTACCCGAAAGGCAATAATATTAATAATAGAAGTCCCAATCTGGCAGTACTTTCCGGGGACTGGAAACTATTAATGAATAGTAACAGTACAGAGGTCCAGCTCTATAATATAAAGAAGGACAAAGTCGAAACAAATAACCTTAAAGACAGCGAACCGGCTGTAGCAGCACAACTGAAAGATAAATTACTGCAATGGTGGGATTCACTCCCAAAGTTGACACAGTAA
- the xth gene encoding exodeoxyribonuclease III: MLKIATYNINGINARLPVLLQWLQEAKPDIVCLQELKAPGERFPLAEIQAAGYQAVWHGQKSWNGVAILSRSLPIQEVGRSLPGDKDDVQSRYLEAVVGQIVIVCLYCPNGNPYPGEKFEYKLKWYKRLTAHAKKLLAHDVPVILIGDYNVMPTTLDVYKPEKYVNDALFRTEVRAAFDGLLKQGWTDAIRHLYPEETIYTFWDYFRRAWERNAGLRIDHFLISPHLRDRLSRGGVDKHVRGWEKTSDHAPVWIELK, translated from the coding sequence ATGCTGAAAATTGCTACTTATAATATCAACGGCATAAATGCCCGGCTGCCTGTATTGCTTCAATGGCTGCAGGAGGCAAAGCCGGACATTGTTTGTTTGCAGGAACTGAAAGCACCCGGTGAGCGCTTTCCTTTGGCTGAGATCCAGGCAGCAGGCTACCAGGCTGTATGGCATGGGCAGAAGAGCTGGAACGGCGTTGCGATCCTTTCACGTTCCCTGCCGATCCAGGAAGTGGGGCGTTCCCTTCCCGGAGATAAGGATGATGTTCAGAGCCGTTACCTTGAAGCAGTTGTTGGGCAGATAGTGATCGTTTGTCTTTATTGCCCTAATGGTAATCCATATCCGGGCGAGAAGTTCGAATATAAGCTCAAATGGTATAAACGATTGACCGCACATGCTAAAAAGCTGCTCGCTCATGATGTACCTGTGATACTGATAGGAGACTATAACGTTATGCCAACCACACTGGATGTTTATAAACCTGAGAAGTACGTGAATGATGCGCTTTTCCGCACAGAGGTAAGAGCTGCTTTTGATGGCCTGTTAAAGCAGGGATGGACAGATGCTATCCGGCATCTTTATCCTGAAGAAACTATTTATACATTCTGGGATTACTTTCGCCGTGCATGGGAACGGAATGCAGGGCTAAGGATCGATCATTTTTTAATAAGCCCGCATCTGAGGGACCGGCTTTCCCGTGGAGGTGTTGATAAACATGTGCGGGGCTGGGAGAAAACAAGCGATCATGCCCCTGTGTGGATTGAACTGAAATAG
- a CDS encoding alpha/beta hydrolase, giving the protein MAQSKKPAKAENDEQIFLQVRNFLKQLNAGDGKPIEKLSPKDARDVLSNAQSSVAFDYSNIEESEKIITQDGEFVKLHIVKPLHAKPDAPVFVYIHGGGWVLGDYPTHRRLVRDLVVASGAVAVFPDYTPSPEAQYPVAINQIYATTKWVAQHGGEIGVNGKNLAVVGNSVGGNMTAAVALMAKDKGGPEIKLQVMLWPVTDANFETGSYNEMAKGRFLTKKMMEWFWDNYLPQKKKREEIYASPLRASIDQLKGLPPALIQTAENDVLRDEGEAYARKLDEAGVPVTLTRYGGLIHDYGLLNALAEVPAVKTALLQAAAVIKKSLND; this is encoded by the coding sequence ATGGCACAATCCAAAAAGCCGGCAAAAGCAGAAAACGATGAACAGATCTTTTTGCAGGTGAGGAATTTTTTAAAACAGCTGAATGCCGGAGACGGTAAGCCTATCGAAAAGCTAAGTCCTAAAGACGCGCGGGATGTTTTATCAAATGCCCAAAGCTCAGTTGCCTTTGATTATTCAAACATCGAAGAATCAGAGAAGATCATCACACAGGATGGTGAATTTGTGAAGCTCCACATTGTAAAACCCTTACATGCTAAACCGGATGCTCCTGTGTTCGTATACATTCATGGCGGCGGATGGGTATTGGGAGATTATCCCACGCACCGGAGGCTCGTAAGGGACCTGGTTGTAGCAAGCGGTGCCGTAGCAGTTTTCCCTGATTACACTCCATCTCCGGAAGCCCAATATCCTGTAGCCATCAACCAGATCTATGCTACTACAAAGTGGGTAGCACAACATGGCGGCGAAATAGGTGTGAATGGTAAAAACCTCGCGGTAGTGGGTAATAGTGTTGGTGGAAATATGACGGCGGCAGTTGCCCTCATGGCAAAAGACAAAGGTGGGCCGGAAATAAAACTCCAGGTGATGTTGTGGCCTGTTACGGACGCTAATTTTGAAACAGGTTCCTATAATGAGATGGCCAAAGGCAGGTTCCTTACTAAAAAAATGATGGAGTGGTTCTGGGATAATTATTTACCTCAAAAGAAAAAGCGGGAAGAAATTTATGCCTCTCCTCTAAGAGCTTCCATTGATCAATTAAAAGGTTTACCTCCGGCTTTAATTCAGACAGCAGAAAATGATGTGCTCCGCGATGAAGGAGAAGCATATGCACGCAAACTGGATGAAGCGGGTGTACCTGTAACGCTTACCCGGTATGGCGGTTTGATCCATGATTACGGATTATTAAATGCACTCGCGGAAGTGCCGGCTGTTAAAACTGCACTGCTGCAGGCAGCCGCTGTTATTAAAAAATCATTGAACGACTAA
- a CDS encoding alpha/beta fold hydrolase produces the protein MSIKQIVATTMLATAAITSNPAEAQVKNVVLVHGAFADGSSWSKIIPRLQARGLNVIAVQNPLISLEEDVAATKRAIALMDGPVLLVGHSYGGMVITEAGNDPKVAGLVYVCALVPNDGQTVVDVTSAFPAAPGSGEFRQDASGFLSLSPKGINEYFAQDLPAKERQVLVATQTPWAGKATVTKISTAAWKDKPSWFIVGTEDLMVPVDLARAEAKMIKAKTTELKSSHVPMVSQPEKVAEVIINAAQGL, from the coding sequence ATGTCTATCAAACAAATCGTTGCTACAACAATGCTTGCAACAGCTGCTATTACATCCAACCCCGCTGAGGCACAAGTTAAGAATGTAGTATTGGTACATGGTGCTTTTGCCGATGGCTCCAGCTGGTCAAAGATCATTCCCCGCCTGCAAGCCAGGGGATTGAATGTTATTGCCGTGCAAAATCCCCTCATTTCCCTGGAAGAAGATGTAGCGGCAACTAAAAGGGCCATTGCCTTAATGGATGGTCCGGTTCTGCTCGTAGGGCACTCTTACGGAGGCATGGTGATCACAGAAGCAGGTAATGATCCCAAAGTGGCAGGCCTGGTATATGTTTGCGCACTGGTTCCCAACGATGGGCAAACGGTAGTGGATGTAACGTCTGCATTCCCTGCTGCACCCGGCAGTGGAGAGTTCAGGCAGGATGCATCTGGTTTCCTGAGCCTGTCGCCTAAAGGTATCAATGAATACTTTGCGCAGGACCTGCCTGCCAAAGAAAGACAGGTATTGGTAGCCACACAAACTCCCTGGGCCGGGAAAGCCACCGTCACCAAAATTTCAACAGCTGCCTGGAAGGATAAACCATCCTGGTTCATTGTTGGTACAGAAGATCTGATGGTACCTGTTGATCTTGCCAGGGCGGAAGCAAAAATGATAAAAGCGAAAACCACCGAACTGAAATCCAGTCATGTGCCCATGGTTTCCCAACCTGAAAAGGTGGCGGAAGTCATTATCAATGCAGCACAGGGATTATAA